TATTTAGCAATGTTTATATGAATGCATTGGATCAATTTGTAAAACGCACTTTGAAATGTAAACATTACGGGCGCTACGTCGATGATTCGTTTATCGTTTCATCAAGTAAAACCGAACTTGAAAATTTGATTTTTCCGATTCAAAATTTTTTGAAAAATGAGCTCGGGCTTGAACTGCATCCACAAAAAACAAAAATCGAAAATGCGTATTGGGGAGTTCAATTTTTGGGCGGATTTTTACTGCCTTATAGAAATTA
The nucleotide sequence above comes from Hallerella porci. Encoded proteins:
- a CDS encoding RNA-directed DNA polymerase, which gives rise to FSNVYMNALDQFVKRTLKCKHYGRYVDDSFIVSSSKTELENLIFPIQNFLKNELGLELHPQKTKIENAYWGVQFLGGFLLPYRNYIANSTFKRMQKKLKLLPYRTDVDVENSLQSYLGMLSHYKNFNLLRGSDIPKSPKAL